One Danio aesculapii chromosome 13, fDanAes4.1, whole genome shotgun sequence DNA window includes the following coding sequences:
- the dapp1 gene encoding dual adapter for phosphotyrosine and 3-phosphotyrosine and 3-phosphoinositide, giving the protein MSVSSTRSSEDIDELEAVSWYHYDLSRHAAEALLLSNGVDGNFLLRNSNKGVDCFALSVRAKDSVKHFHVRRQFGRYCFGFNEFPSLQDFCSHLANQPLLGSETGNLIVLRFPYPRQVEEPSIYETVCVHTAMQTGRHENDLVPNAPALGTKEGYLVKQGAFIKNWKQRWFTLNRYELKYFKDKMFVEPIRTLDLTECSAVQFDYSQERVNCFCLVFPERTFYLCAKSGAEADEWIKILRWKLSQVKKGR; this is encoded by the exons atGAGCGTCAGTTCAACACGGAGCAGCGAGGACATCGACGAGCTCGAAGCTGTAAG CTGGTATCATTATGATTTGTCCCGGCATGCAGCTGAAGCTCTTCTCCTTTCGAATGGGGTAGATGGGAATTTTTTACTCAGAAACAGCAACAAGGGTGTTGACTGCTTCGCCTTGTCTGTACG AGCAAAGGATTCAGTGAAACACTTTCATGTCCGCCGGCAGTTTGGCAGATATTGCTTTGGCTTCAATGAATTTCCTTCCCTACAAGATTTTTGCAGTCACCTAGCCAATCAGCCCTTGCTAGGCAGTGAGACAG GAAATCTGATAGTGCTGCGGTTCCCATATCCACGGCAAGTGGAAGAGCCATCGATttatgagactgtgtgtgtgcatactgCCATGCAGACTGGCCGACATGAGAACGACCTGGTGCCTAATGCTCCAGCA CTTGGAACTAAAGAAGGTTATCTGGTTAAGCAAGGAGCATTTATCAAG AACTGGAAGCAGAGATGGTTCACACTGAATAGATATGAACTGAAATATTTCAAAGACAAAATG TTTGTGGAGCCGATTCGGACCCTGGACCTGACGGAGTGCTCTGCTGTCCAGTTCGATTACAGTCAGGAAAGAGTAAACTGCTTCTG TCTGGTGTTTCCTGAGAGAACCTTTTATTTGTGTGCAAAATCCGGAGCTGAGGCAGATGAATGGATTAAAATACTACGATGGAAACTG